From a single Candoia aspera isolate rCanAsp1 chromosome 2, rCanAsp1.hap2, whole genome shotgun sequence genomic region:
- the LOC134492136 gene encoding H-2 class I histocompatibility antigen, Q9 alpha chain-like isoform X1: MALRPAPPLLLGLVAVALLESGFGSSSHSLKYFYTAMSDPSQGLPHFVSPGYVDGQVFVYYDSSSRRERPRVSWMEQAGKEDPQYWDRETQIFRGWEEVSRVDLATLRRRYNQSEGLHTWQLMVGCELRADGSKAGFWQYGYDGRTFITFDKEILTWVATDPQAQVTQRKWDADRGFNQGDKAYLEEICPEWLGKYLSYGRETLLRTETPVVTVSSRTEAEEGMETHVCRVDGFYPKEIDASWRRDGEVWLQDTLRGSVAPNADGTFHYWLSVRIDPKERGRYRCHVEHDGLQEPVDVAVKVPESNLGLIIGCVVAVLVLVSAIAGFVVFLKKRQDGYKAASTSDKGSGSSGRGSTEAI, translated from the exons ATGGCTCTGCGCCCTGCGCCCCCGTTGCTTCTGGGGCTGGTGGCGGTCGCCCTGCTGGAGAGCGGCTTCG GCTCCTCCTCGCACTCCCTGAAGTATTTCTACACCGCCATGTCGGACCCCAGTCAGGGGCTGCCCCACTTCGTCTCTCCGGGGTACGTGGACGGTCAAGTCTTCGTCTACTAcgacagcagcagcaggagggagCGGCCTCGAGTCTCCTGGATGGAGCAGGCGGGGAAGGAGGACCCCCAGTACTGGGACAGAGAGACCCAGATATTCCGTGGCTGGGAGGAGGTGTCCAGAGTTGACCTGGCGACTCTGAGGCGTCGCTACAACCAGAGCGAGG GCCTTCACACCTGGCAGTTGATGGTTGGCTGTGAGCTCAGGGCAGACGGGAGCAAAGCAGGGTTTTGGCAGTATGGCTACGACGGGAGGACCTTCATCACCTTCGACAAGGAGATCCTCACCTGGGTGGCAACCGACCCCCAGGCCCAGGTCACCCAGAGGAAATGGGACGCCGATCGAGGATTTAATCAGGGAGACAAGGCCTACCTGGAGGAAATCTGCCCTGAGTGGCTGGGGAAGTACCTGTCCTACGGGAGGGAGACGCTGCTGAGGACAG AGACCCCGGTGGTGACGGTGAGCAGCAGGACGGAGGCCGAGGAAGGGATGGAGACACACGTCTGCCGCGTGGATGGCTTCTACCCCAAGGAGATCGACGCCTCCTGGAGGAGGGACGGGGAGGTCTGGCTGCAGGACACCCTCCGTGGGTCTGTGGCCCCCAACGCGGACGGGACCTTCCACTACTGGCTCAGCGTCCGGATCGATCCCAAGGAGAGAGGCCGCTATCGGTGCCACGTGGAGCACGATGGCCTGCAGGAGCCTGTGGATGTGGCCGTGAAGG TTCCGGAATCCAACCTGGGGCTCATCATCGGCTGCGTTGTGGCTGTTCTTGTCCTGGTGTCTGCAATTGCTGGGTTCGTGGTATTTCTCA AGAAACGTCAGGATGGCTACAAGGCAGCATCAA
- the LOC134492136 gene encoding major histocompatibility complex class I-related gene protein-like isoform X2 codes for MALRPAPPLLLGLVAVALLESGFGSSSHSLKYFYTAMSDPSQGLPHFVSPGYVDGQVFVYYDSSSRRERPRVSWMEQAGKEDPQYWDRETQIFRGWEEVSRVDLATLRRRYNQSEGLHTWQLMVGCELRADGSKAGFWQYGYDGRTFITFDKEILTWVATDPQAQVTQRKWDADRGFNQGDKAYLEEICPEWLGKYLSYGRETLLRTETPVVTVSSRTEAEEGMETHVCRVDGFYPKEIDASWRRDGEVWLQDTLRGSVAPNADGTFHYWLSVRIDPKERGRYRCHVEHDGLQEPVDVAVKGERRQGGKGLSLFQAGRWWERNVTPA; via the exons ATGGCTCTGCGCCCTGCGCCCCCGTTGCTTCTGGGGCTGGTGGCGGTCGCCCTGCTGGAGAGCGGCTTCG GCTCCTCCTCGCACTCCCTGAAGTATTTCTACACCGCCATGTCGGACCCCAGTCAGGGGCTGCCCCACTTCGTCTCTCCGGGGTACGTGGACGGTCAAGTCTTCGTCTACTAcgacagcagcagcaggagggagCGGCCTCGAGTCTCCTGGATGGAGCAGGCGGGGAAGGAGGACCCCCAGTACTGGGACAGAGAGACCCAGATATTCCGTGGCTGGGAGGAGGTGTCCAGAGTTGACCTGGCGACTCTGAGGCGTCGCTACAACCAGAGCGAGG GCCTTCACACCTGGCAGTTGATGGTTGGCTGTGAGCTCAGGGCAGACGGGAGCAAAGCAGGGTTTTGGCAGTATGGCTACGACGGGAGGACCTTCATCACCTTCGACAAGGAGATCCTCACCTGGGTGGCAACCGACCCCCAGGCCCAGGTCACCCAGAGGAAATGGGACGCCGATCGAGGATTTAATCAGGGAGACAAGGCCTACCTGGAGGAAATCTGCCCTGAGTGGCTGGGGAAGTACCTGTCCTACGGGAGGGAGACGCTGCTGAGGACAG AGACCCCGGTGGTGACGGTGAGCAGCAGGACGGAGGCCGAGGAAGGGATGGAGACACACGTCTGCCGCGTGGATGGCTTCTACCCCAAGGAGATCGACGCCTCCTGGAGGAGGGACGGGGAGGTCTGGCTGCAGGACACCCTCCGTGGGTCTGTGGCCCCCAACGCGGACGGGACCTTCCACTACTGGCTCAGCGTCCGGATCGATCCCAAGGAGAGAGGCCGCTATCGGTGCCACGTGGAGCACGATGGCCTGCAGGAGCCTGTGGATGTGGCCGTGAAGGGTGAGAGGCGGCAGGGAGGGAAAGGCTTGTCTCTTTTTCAGGCTGGAAGATGGTGGGAGAGAAACGTGACCCCAGCT TAG